One Phocaeicola dorei genomic region harbors:
- the murQ gene encoding N-acetylmuramic acid 6-phosphate etherase, translated as MNFIKITEQPSIHEDLEQKSVRELLEGINEEDRKVASAVHACIPQIEKLVNEIVERMHQGGRIFYLGAGTSGRLGVLDASEIPATFGMPDTCVIGIIAGGEQALKHPVESAEDNSQKGWMELQKHHITNKDILIGIAASGTTPYVIGALQKAREHGILTASISSNPNSPLSNVADIPIEMIVGPEFITGSSRMKSGTGQKMILNMISTTVMIKLGRVKGNRMVNMQLSNQKLVDRGVQMLIDELHINKAEAKQLLQEQGSVKKAFDAYKTNNCITKND; from the coding sequence ATGAATTTTATAAAAATAACCGAACAACCGTCCATACATGAGGATTTGGAACAAAAATCCGTCAGAGAGTTACTGGAAGGTATCAACGAAGAAGACCGGAAAGTAGCCTCAGCTGTTCATGCCTGCATACCACAAATTGAAAAACTAGTAAATGAAATAGTAGAACGTATGCATCAAGGAGGACGCATATTCTATTTGGGAGCCGGAACCAGTGGACGCCTAGGAGTATTGGACGCTTCTGAAATTCCAGCGACTTTCGGTATGCCTGATACCTGTGTCATAGGTATTATAGCCGGTGGTGAACAAGCTTTGAAACATCCTGTAGAAAGTGCTGAAGATAATAGTCAAAAAGGCTGGATGGAACTACAAAAGCATCACATCACAAATAAAGACATCCTGATAGGCATAGCGGCATCGGGAACAACTCCTTATGTTATAGGAGCGCTGCAAAAAGCGAGAGAACACGGAATATTAACAGCAAGCATCAGCAGCAATCCAAACTCTCCACTCTCGAATGTAGCAGATATACCCATCGAAATGATAGTCGGTCCGGAATTTATCACAGGCAGCTCGCGCATGAAGAGCGGCACAGGGCAAAAAATGATACTGAATATGATAAGTACCACCGTCATGATAAAACTAGGCAGAGTAAAAGGAAACCGGATGGTAAACATGCAACTCAGCAATCAAAAACTAGTAGACCGAGGAGTACAAATGCTAATTGACGAATTACATATTAATAAAGCAGAAGCAAAACAATTGCTGCAAGAACAGGGCTCTGTTAAAAAGGCATTTGACGCTTACAAAACAAATAATTGTATCACTAAAAACGACTGA
- a CDS encoding ATPase encodes MIVIADSGSTKTDWCLGNTKTNSRTVRTGGINPFHQSVDEIKEVIASTLTPQLGDTTEFTTIYFYGAGCIPEKTNIVKTALAQNFPKANILVESDLLGAAHALCGKTAGIACILGTGSNSCFYDGEKITANISPLGYILGDEGSGAVLGKRLVGDFLKHQLPDDLCRDFLKEYDLTPALILDKVYRQPLANRFLAGLTPFLFAHKHRPEMQNLLISCFTDFFTRNVMQYEYHDILVHFTGSIAFYFQEEVKEAALRLNVSIGKVLKSPLEGLKDYHFEV; translated from the coding sequence ATGATAGTAATAGCAGATAGTGGTTCTACCAAAACAGACTGGTGTCTGGGTAACACCAAGACAAACAGCAGGACAGTTCGAACAGGAGGTATCAACCCCTTCCACCAATCAGTTGATGAAATAAAAGAAGTGATTGCCTCCACACTAACTCCCCAGTTGGGAGACACCACTGAATTTACAACTATTTATTTCTATGGTGCAGGATGTATTCCCGAAAAAACGAATATAGTGAAAACAGCTTTGGCGCAGAACTTCCCCAAAGCAAATATCCTTGTCGAAAGTGACTTGTTAGGTGCCGCCCACGCCCTATGTGGTAAAACGGCAGGGATTGCATGTATTTTAGGAACCGGATCCAACTCTTGTTTTTATGACGGGGAAAAAATAACAGCTAATATTTCTCCGTTAGGGTATATTTTAGGAGATGAAGGTAGCGGAGCCGTATTAGGGAAACGTCTGGTAGGTGACTTCCTGAAACACCAACTTCCCGATGACCTTTGCCGAGATTTCCTTAAAGAATACGATTTGACCCCAGCACTGATTTTAGATAAAGTATACCGACAGCCCTTAGCCAACCGCTTTCTGGCGGGTCTGACTCCTTTTCTTTTCGCCCACAAGCATAGACCAGAGATGCAGAATTTATTAATTTCCTGCTTCACTGATTTCTTCACCCGTAATGTAATGCAATACGAATATCATGATATTCTTGTACATTTTACAGGTTCTATTGCATTTTACTTTCAAGAAGAAGTAAAAGAAGCAGCTCTAAGACTGAATGTGTCCATCGGAAAAGTTTTAAAAAGTCCACTGGAAGGATTAAAGGATTATCATTTCGAAGTATGA
- a CDS encoding DUF6298 domain-containing protein, giving the protein MKHNLCRTLLLFAGVFLFATIDAHFKTTPQSPVHITETDELVYKSYPNGDRIPDFSFCGYRQSEYPIPWVDAKVYVPVVDGDATGLIQQALNYVASLPMEPDGFRGAVQLAPGNYELKGKLLMRADGVVLRGSGCHKNGGTVLRALGPMKDELIRVLGYNNAKTEDTIHIAGQYVPVNATVIPLKQTATLKVGDKIRIVRPSTAGWLSVLGTDRLGNEQEYNFSKWTPGRHDMVWERTVVAVTSESITIDVPLTMSLDPKYGGGYILPLSWTGRINNVGIENLCCDSEYDHTNLKDENHRWQAITFNHVKDGWVRRVEAHHFAGSAVMVLEGAMQVTVEDCKFLYPVSEIANHRRYAFHTLGQLTLFQRCYSEEGYRDFTVGVAVPGPNAFVQCHSERPYSFSGSTGGFSNGILMDKITVSGGIIQLGYRDMADQGAGWVAANSMCWQGRASQTHCVTPPTAHNWAYGMWTQPFGNGHYELSHTFVKPESFFYAQLAARMDKSSMEEKKIFVYTTGETTKPTPEYAHWMSVQSLKPDMRMDVWIDSMIVKYPLEITQNNAPLLNEVNWRPEKEKHVVMTEPLQVKNGWIVRGNHILINGTYFRKNIPGTTGWQGKGSLSQFVPGRTGTGYTEEPDSVAQVLLLSGAHVLHHRTGLWYERRRNDHERNMHADAEVWAPFNEMPYSRSGQGEAQDRLSKYDLNKFNPWYWNRLKRFVDVADRDGLVLLHDHYNQHNIIEEGAHWCDYPWRSANNINQLGFAEKTVFSGDKRVYMAEQFYDITRPVIREYHSKFIRQSVNVFHDNNGVVHSIGLEYTGPLNFMNFWLEEVNACDNHQLVALTATKDVQDSVLKDKKHTLMVDVIDIRQWHYRADGTLYEPQGGVSLALRQHARLIDPGTVSCASVYRAVREYRCKYPDKAVVYNGSTIRVPRNAMNWAIFMAGGSFAKIPPIDELPVYEKASSFSPIDRQTDMDTQWVMGAVGKGYLGYCVKNEINLDLMGDRETYKVFWIDPDKGTVIKEDGSVRGGGKVILKAPAESSICFLQL; this is encoded by the coding sequence ATGAAACACAATTTATGCCGGACACTTCTGCTTTTTGCCGGAGTATTCCTCTTTGCAACTATAGATGCACATTTTAAGACTACTCCTCAGTCACCTGTTCATATTACTGAAACCGACGAACTGGTTTATAAATCGTATCCTAACGGCGATCGGATACCTGATTTTTCTTTTTGTGGTTATCGCCAATCTGAGTATCCCATTCCTTGGGTGGATGCAAAAGTATATGTTCCTGTCGTGGATGGAGATGCAACCGGTCTTATTCAGCAGGCATTGAATTATGTAGCCTCTCTTCCTATGGAACCGGATGGTTTCAGAGGTGCAGTTCAGTTAGCTCCCGGTAACTATGAATTGAAAGGTAAACTTTTGATGCGGGCTGACGGAGTGGTTCTCCGTGGTAGCGGATGCCATAAAAATGGAGGAACGGTTTTACGTGCATTGGGACCGATGAAAGATGAATTGATTCGTGTTTTGGGTTATAATAATGCGAAAACGGAAGACACTATTCATATTGCCGGGCAGTATGTACCTGTAAATGCTACGGTTATTCCTTTGAAACAAACTGCAACATTGAAGGTGGGAGATAAAATACGCATTGTCCGTCCATCAACAGCCGGATGGCTTTCGGTGCTTGGTACGGATAGATTGGGCAATGAACAGGAATATAATTTCTCGAAATGGACTCCCGGTCGTCATGATATGGTGTGGGAGCGTACTGTGGTTGCTGTTACCTCTGAAAGTATTACCATAGATGTACCATTGACCATGAGCCTTGATCCCAAGTATGGTGGTGGGTATATTTTACCTCTTTCATGGACTGGGAGGATTAATAATGTCGGAATAGAGAATTTGTGTTGCGATTCTGAATATGATCATACTAATTTGAAAGATGAGAACCATCGTTGGCAGGCAATTACCTTCAATCATGTGAAAGATGGATGGGTACGAAGAGTGGAGGCTCATCATTTTGCAGGTTCGGCGGTAATGGTATTGGAGGGAGCGATGCAGGTGACTGTGGAGGATTGTAAATTTCTGTATCCCGTGTCCGAGATAGCCAACCATAGGCGTTATGCTTTTCATACTTTGGGACAACTAACTCTTTTTCAGCGTTGTTATTCTGAAGAGGGGTACCGTGATTTTACAGTTGGGGTTGCCGTACCTGGACCTAATGCTTTTGTACAATGTCATTCCGAACGGCCTTATAGTTTCAGTGGATCTACTGGTGGCTTCTCTAATGGTATTTTGATGGATAAAATAACGGTGTCAGGAGGAATTATTCAATTGGGTTATCGGGATATGGCAGATCAGGGAGCCGGTTGGGTGGCGGCTAACTCTATGTGCTGGCAGGGACGAGCTTCACAGACTCATTGTGTTACTCCTCCTACAGCTCATAATTGGGCTTATGGAATGTGGACGCAACCTTTTGGTAATGGCCATTATGAATTGTCGCATACTTTTGTCAAGCCGGAAAGTTTTTTTTATGCTCAACTGGCGGCTCGTATGGATAAATCTTCAATGGAAGAAAAGAAAATATTTGTGTACACTACTGGTGAAACTACGAAGCCAACTCCCGAGTACGCTCATTGGATGTCTGTACAGTCATTAAAACCGGATATGCGAATGGATGTATGGATAGACAGTATGATAGTGAAATATCCTTTGGAGATAACCCAGAATAATGCTCCTCTTTTAAACGAAGTGAACTGGCGGCCTGAAAAAGAGAAGCATGTGGTCATGACAGAACCTTTACAAGTGAAAAATGGCTGGATTGTGCGGGGAAATCATATTCTCATTAACGGAACTTATTTTCGCAAGAATATTCCCGGTACTACAGGATGGCAGGGCAAAGGATCACTCAGTCAGTTTGTTCCGGGACGCACCGGTACGGGATATACCGAAGAGCCAGATAGTGTTGCGCAAGTATTATTGCTTTCGGGAGCACATGTGCTTCATCATCGTACAGGATTGTGGTATGAGCGTCGTCGTAATGATCATGAGCGGAATATGCATGCTGATGCTGAAGTTTGGGCTCCTTTTAATGAAATGCCTTATAGCCGTAGCGGGCAGGGGGAAGCTCAGGATCGCTTAAGCAAATATGATCTGAATAAATTCAATCCTTGGTATTGGAATCGTTTGAAGCGATTTGTAGATGTGGCGGATCGAGACGGACTGGTTTTGTTACATGATCATTATAACCAGCACAATATCATAGAAGAAGGAGCACACTGGTGTGATTATCCTTGGCGCTCTGCTAATAATATAAATCAGTTGGGATTTGCGGAAAAGACTGTTTTTTCGGGGGACAAGAGAGTGTATATGGCAGAACAGTTCTATGATATTACTCGTCCGGTTATCCGTGAATATCACAGTAAATTTATTCGTCAGAGTGTAAATGTGTTCCATGACAATAATGGTGTGGTACATAGCATTGGATTGGAATATACCGGACCATTGAATTTTATGAACTTTTGGTTGGAAGAGGTCAATGCGTGTGATAACCATCAGTTAGTGGCGTTGACAGCAACAAAAGATGTGCAGGATTCTGTCTTGAAAGATAAAAAACATACTTTAATGGTTGATGTGATTGATATCCGTCAGTGGCATTATCGCGCAGATGGAACTTTATACGAACCTCAGGGAGGGGTAAGTCTGGCTCTTCGCCAGCATGCGCGACTGATTGATCCGGGCACGGTATCTTGTGCCAGTGTTTATCGTGCGGTACGTGAATATCGCTGTAAGTATCCTGATAAAGCTGTGGTTTATAATGGTAGTACAATTAGAGTTCCTCGTAATGCTATGAATTGGGCTATATTTATGGCGGGTGGCTCTTTTGCCAAAATTCCGCCGATTGATGAATTACCGGTTTATGAGAAGGCTTCTTCTTTTTCTCCTATAGATAGACAGACCGATATGGATACTCAGTGGGTAATGGGGGCTGTCGGAAAGGGATACCTTGGGTACTGTGTGAAGAATGAGATTAATTTGGATTTGATGGGAGATAGAGAAACGTATAAAGTCTTTTGGATTGATCCGGATAAAGGAACGGTTATAAAAGAAGATGGTAGCGTGAGAGGAGGTGGAAAAGTAATTTTAAAGGCTCCTGCTGAAAGTTCTATTTGTTTTTTACAATTGTGA
- a CDS encoding LytR/AlgR family response regulator transcription factor, whose product MNKIKAAIIEDEIPAGRLLHKMLSGLRPDWEIVVLPGSVEGSVKWFQEHPHPDIIFLDIQLTDGISFTFIEQTQPESMIIFTTAYDEYAIRAFTVNSIDYLLKPINRERLAEAIEKFERLTARYGNANLSSSSNELLNLLKNISNPEKKYRTRFLISGDEKLYTLQVEDIAYFYSENKITFAVTKEGKEHIIDLSLDKLSEQLNPDIFFRTNRQTLVSVHAIQKIENYFLGKIIVQVKPPFKDKITVSREKIAAMKLWLNY is encoded by the coding sequence ATGAATAAGATAAAAGCCGCTATTATAGAAGATGAAATTCCTGCAGGACGCCTGCTACATAAAATGTTGTCAGGATTAAGGCCAGACTGGGAGATAGTTGTATTACCCGGCAGCGTAGAGGGATCTGTAAAATGGTTCCAGGAGCATCCACACCCGGATATAATCTTTCTAGATATCCAACTGACCGACGGCATTTCTTTCACTTTCATAGAACAGACCCAACCGGAAAGTATGATTATTTTTACCACCGCCTACGACGAATATGCCATACGTGCTTTTACTGTAAACAGCATAGACTATCTGCTGAAGCCAATAAACAGGGAAAGATTGGCCGAAGCCATCGAAAAGTTTGAAAGATTAACTGCCAGATATGGCAATGCCAACCTATCGAGCTCATCCAATGAATTACTGAACTTACTGAAAAATATAAGTAATCCGGAAAAAAAATACCGTACCCGCTTCCTGATATCAGGAGACGAAAAGCTGTATACCTTGCAAGTAGAAGATATAGCTTATTTCTATTCTGAAAACAAAATTACTTTTGCCGTCACAAAAGAAGGGAAAGAGCATATCATAGATTTATCGCTCGACAAACTGTCCGAACAACTAAACCCAGATATTTTTTTCCGCACCAACCGGCAAACATTGGTTAGTGTACATGCCATACAGAAAATAGAAAACTATTTTTTAGGAAAAATAATAGTACAGGTAAAACCGCCATTTAAAGATAAAATTACTGTAAGCAGAGAAAAGATAGCTGCAATGAAGCTTTGGCTCAATTATTAA